In Sphingomonas sp. R1, a single genomic region encodes these proteins:
- a CDS encoding VOC family protein: MVGSNDIERSKRFYDTVLGTLGAGEGTRNIADSGHTRLIYNNGSGTNFIVSQPINDEPASVANGSTVAFSCDSPEQVKQLHDTAVAAGGTSIEAPPGPRETASMGTIELAYFRDPDGNKLCGIHFPA; this comes from the coding sequence ATGGTCGGATCGAACGACATCGAGCGGTCCAAGCGCTTCTACGACACGGTGCTCGGCACCTTGGGTGCAGGGGAAGGGACCCGGAACATCGCCGACAGTGGCCATACACGTCTGATCTACAATAACGGCAGTGGGACCAATTTCATCGTCAGCCAGCCGATCAACGACGAACCGGCAAGCGTCGCCAACGGCAGCACCGTCGCCTTTTCCTGCGATTCGCCCGAGCAGGTGAAACAGCTTCACGATACCGCCGTTGCTGCTGGCGGAACCTCGATCGAGGCTCCGCCCGGACCGCGCGAAACTGCCTCCATGGGCACCATCGAACTGGCCTATTTTCGTGATCCCGACGGCAACAAACTGTGCGGGATCCATTTTCCTGCCTGA
- a CDS encoding RluA family pseudouridine synthase, translating into MFQDRVLFIDGEALIIDKPAGLPVDRPRDRSESLEDLLDQLTFGFQRLPVPVHRLDRDTSGCLLLARNPKAMKRFGQAFEAGQVTKRYVAVLDGVPEQESGEIDLPLGKVSTIEEGWRMTHDPRGKSARTRWKRMEVHDGRALVAFYPETGRTHQIRVHALEGIGIPIVGDPVYGRGGPALMLHAQSITVPRPGKPDVHGDAPLPARFHHIGFGRPANG; encoded by the coding sequence ATGTTTCAGGACCGGGTACTCTTCATCGACGGCGAAGCGCTGATCATCGACAAGCCGGCGGGCCTTCCCGTCGATCGGCCGCGCGACCGCAGCGAGAGCCTGGAGGATCTGCTCGACCAGCTGACCTTCGGCTTCCAGCGCCTGCCCGTCCCCGTCCACCGCCTCGACCGCGACACCAGCGGCTGCCTGCTGCTCGCGCGCAACCCCAAGGCGATGAAGCGCTTCGGCCAGGCGTTCGAGGCCGGCCAGGTCACCAAGCGCTATGTCGCCGTTCTCGACGGCGTACCCGAGCAGGAGAGCGGCGAGATCGACCTGCCGCTCGGCAAGGTCTCGACGATCGAAGAGGGTTGGCGGATGACGCACGATCCCCGCGGCAAGTCCGCACGCACGCGCTGGAAGCGGATGGAAGTGCACGACGGCCGCGCGCTGGTCGCCTTCTATCCCGAGACCGGCCGTACCCACCAGATCCGCGTCCATGCGCTGGAAGGCATCGGCATCCCCATCGTCGGCGACCCCGTCTATGGCCGCGGCGGCCCGGCGCTGATGCTCCACGCCCAGTCGATCACCGTGCCGCGCCCCGGCAAGCCCGATGTGCACGGCGATGCCCCCCTGCCCGCGCGCTTCCACCATATCGGCTTCGGCCGTCCGGCGAATGGCTGA
- a CDS encoding AI-2E family transporter yields the protein MKRLVPDEADARFIRRVLILLTVGAVVVALVRAADLLILTFGAVLGAVVIRAIADRYAQIGVPKRWSVVASMLSVLAAIGLLVWLFAVQFGPQVEALVRSIPQLVVRLKEWAQGSPVAAKLYDAAEAAFAGSRVARDASGFALGSFELFLNALLLLVGALFMAADPGVYLRGLLLLVPKGDTRDAVADALADVGTTLRLWLRTQLILMTTMGLLVGVGLWIAGVPSPAALGLLAGLSEFIPYVGPTAAMLPALGLAATGGSGALIGCLLVFAGVRIIQTNFLTPYVQSRVISIPPAVTLFAIIGIGFVFGLFGLFFSAALLVVIFTLVRSLYLREVLGEKIEVRPQDSEPPFSPDR from the coding sequence GTGAAGCGTCTCGTTCCCGATGAAGCCGATGCGCGGTTCATCCGCCGCGTCCTGATCCTGCTCACCGTCGGCGCGGTGGTGGTGGCGCTGGTGCGCGCCGCCGACCTGCTGATCCTCACCTTCGGCGCGGTGCTCGGGGCGGTGGTGATCCGCGCCATCGCCGATCGCTATGCCCAGATCGGCGTGCCCAAGCGCTGGTCGGTCGTGGCATCGATGCTCAGCGTGCTGGCGGCGATCGGCCTGCTCGTCTGGCTGTTCGCGGTGCAGTTCGGGCCGCAAGTGGAAGCGCTGGTCCGCTCGATCCCGCAACTGGTGGTGCGTCTGAAGGAGTGGGCGCAGGGCAGCCCGGTTGCCGCCAAGCTCTATGATGCGGCCGAGGCGGCCTTTGCCGGATCGCGCGTGGCGCGGGACGCCAGCGGCTTCGCGCTCGGCTCGTTCGAGCTGTTCCTGAACGCGCTCCTGCTGCTGGTCGGTGCGCTGTTCATGGCGGCGGACCCGGGCGTCTATCTGCGCGGGCTGCTGCTGCTGGTGCCCAAGGGCGACACGCGGGATGCCGTGGCCGACGCGCTCGCCGATGTCGGCACCACGCTGCGGCTGTGGCTGCGCACCCAGCTGATCCTGATGACCACGATGGGATTGCTGGTGGGCGTCGGGCTGTGGATCGCCGGCGTGCCGTCCCCGGCGGCGCTGGGCCTGCTCGCTGGCCTCAGCGAGTTCATCCCCTATGTCGGCCCCACCGCCGCGATGCTCCCGGCACTGGGACTGGCGGCGACCGGCGGATCGGGGGCGCTGATCGGCTGCCTCCTGGTGTTTGCCGGCGTGCGAATCATCCAGACAAATTTCCTCACCCCCTATGTGCAGAGCCGCGTGATATCGATCCCACCGGCAGTCACGCTGTTCGCGATCATCGGCATCGGCTTCGTCTTCGGGCTGTTCGGCCTGTTTTTTTCCGCGGCGTTGCTGGTTGTAATATTCACATTGGTGCGAAGCCTCTATCTGCGAGAGGTTCTGGGAGAGAAAATCGAGGTTCGGCCGCAGGATAGCGAGCCTCCGTTTTCGCCCGATCGGTAG
- a CDS encoding LysR family transcriptional regulator, whose product MKLPDFEAWAVFASVVEHRSFSGAALALGVSKATVSKAITRLEERLGTALFHRTSRRLTLTDSGQQLAEHAQRILEDGQSAEEAAFESASAPSGVVRLAAPLTFGARHLSGLIADFMALHPQIKVELTLSDAFVDIVGEGIDVAIRIAELPDSSLRARRLGPVTIHVVAAPGYFERAGRPQHPADLGRHACFVYTNTATPGVWRFRKAGGEEAAVRVDGPLRTDNGEAMLPALRAGLGIARLPGFLVDAEIAAGRLETVLTDWVAGSVGLHLVTPPGSRRPVRVEALIDFLTERLRTLCVRAA is encoded by the coding sequence ATGAAGCTACCGGATTTCGAGGCCTGGGCGGTGTTCGCCAGCGTGGTGGAGCATCGGTCGTTCAGCGGCGCGGCGCTGGCGCTGGGCGTTTCCAAGGCCACCGTCTCCAAGGCGATCACAAGGCTGGAGGAGCGGCTGGGCACCGCCCTGTTCCACCGCACCTCGCGTCGCCTCACGCTCACCGACAGCGGTCAGCAGCTCGCCGAACATGCCCAGCGCATTCTGGAGGACGGCCAGTCCGCCGAAGAGGCGGCGTTCGAGAGCGCCAGTGCGCCGTCTGGCGTGGTGCGGCTCGCCGCGCCGCTCACCTTCGGTGCACGGCATCTTTCGGGTCTCATCGCCGACTTCATGGCCCTGCATCCGCAGATCAAGGTGGAGCTCACCCTGTCGGACGCGTTCGTCGACATCGTCGGCGAGGGAATCGACGTCGCCATCCGCATCGCCGAGCTGCCGGACAGCTCGCTGCGCGCGCGGCGGCTGGGACCGGTGACCATCCATGTTGTCGCGGCACCCGGCTATTTCGAGCGCGCGGGGCGCCCGCAGCATCCGGCCGATCTCGGCCGCCATGCCTGCTTCGTCTATACCAACACCGCGACGCCCGGCGTGTGGCGCTTTCGCAAGGCAGGCGGGGAGGAAGCCGCGGTTCGCGTCGACGGCCCGCTGCGGACCGACAATGGCGAGGCGATGCTACCGGCGCTCCGCGCGGGGCTGGGGATCGCGCGGCTGCCGGGCTTTCTGGTCGATGCCGAGATAGCCGCCGGCCGGCTGGAGACGGTGCTGACCGACTGGGTTGCCGGATCGGTGGGGTTGCACCTCGTCACCCCGCCGGGCTCGCGCCGGCCCGTGCGGGTCGAGGCGCTGATCGATTTCCTTACGGAGCGGTTACGGACGCTCTGCGTTCGGGCAGCGTGA
- a CDS encoding HPP family protein produces MFRLAMAGAQWRDRIGGAVGGALGIGITAWVSALSGFDGTTAILLAAPIGASAVLIFAVPSSPLAQPWRVIGGNILSALVGTLVAAWLGHGALAAGVAVGLAILAMSLTRSLHPPGGGTVLLPVLAPAVLAHGYGYALLPIGVNAVLLTACGVLVHRLTGHSYPHRALPAPPAPGLLPEDIDAALAEAGEAFDVSREDLLALLARAETHAEARRG; encoded by the coding sequence ATGTTCCGGCTGGCAATGGCCGGCGCGCAGTGGCGCGACCGGATCGGCGGTGCCGTGGGCGGTGCGCTGGGGATCGGGATCACCGCCTGGGTCTCCGCACTTTCCGGCTTCGACGGGACGACGGCGATCCTGCTGGCGGCCCCGATCGGCGCTTCGGCAGTGCTGATCTTCGCCGTCCCTTCCAGCCCGCTTGCCCAGCCCTGGCGGGTGATCGGCGGCAACATCCTCTCCGCGCTCGTGGGGACGCTGGTGGCAGCGTGGCTGGGGCATGGCGCGCTGGCGGCCGGCGTGGCGGTAGGGCTGGCGATCCTGGCCATGTCGCTGACCCGCAGCCTGCATCCGCCCGGCGGCGGCACGGTGCTGCTGCCGGTGCTGGCACCGGCGGTGCTGGCGCATGGCTATGGCTATGCGCTGCTGCCGATCGGGGTGAACGCGGTGCTGCTGACGGCATGTGGTGTTCTCGTCCATCGCCTCACCGGCCACAGCTACCCCCACCGCGCGCTGCCTGCGCCGCCCGCGCCCGGCCTGCTGCCCGAGGACATCGACGCGGCACTCGCCGAGGCCGGCGAAGCGTTCGACGTCAGCCGCGAGGACCTGCTGGCGCTGCTCGCGCGGGCGGAAACGCATGCGGAAGCGCGACGCGGGTGA
- the wrbA gene encoding NAD(P)H:quinone oxidoreductase, whose amino-acid sequence MTKILVLYYSSYGHLATMADAVAEGARNAGADVDVRRVAETAPAEVAQAAGFRVDDTHPLFDDPSQLAQYDGIIVGSPTRFGRMASQMAAFWDKAGGVWFQGQLNGKVGAAFTSTASQHGGQETTLFSILTNLIHFGMTIVGLDYGFQGQMGVDEVKGGSPYGATTIADGDGSRQPSAADLDGARYLGARVANTASKLKA is encoded by the coding sequence ATGACCAAGATCCTCGTTCTCTATTACTCCTCCTACGGCCACCTCGCGACGATGGCCGATGCCGTTGCCGAGGGCGCGCGCAATGCCGGTGCCGACGTCGATGTGCGCCGCGTCGCCGAAACCGCGCCGGCCGAAGTGGCCCAGGCCGCCGGTTTCCGCGTCGACGATACCCACCCGCTGTTCGACGATCCCAGCCAGCTCGCCCAGTATGACGGCATCATCGTCGGCAGCCCGACCCGCTTTGGCCGCATGGCCAGCCAGATGGCGGCATTCTGGGACAAGGCCGGCGGCGTGTGGTTCCAGGGCCAGCTGAACGGCAAGGTCGGCGCGGCCTTCACCTCGACCGCCTCGCAGCATGGCGGCCAGGAGACCACCCTGTTCTCGATCCTGACCAACCTGATCCATTTTGGCATGACGATCGTCGGCCTCGACTATGGCTTCCAGGGCCAGATGGGCGTGGACGAAGTGAAGGGCGGCTCGCCCTATGGCGCAACGACGATCGCCGATGGCGACGGCAGCCGCCAGCCGAGCGCCGCTGACCTCGACGGTGCCCGCTATCTCGGCGCCCGCGTCGCCAACACCGCGAGCAAGCTGAAGGCCTAA
- the ctrA gene encoding response regulator transcription factor CtrA, with the protein MRVLLIEDEPSTAKAIELILSGEGFNVYTTDLGEEGLDLAKLYDYDIILLDLNLPDMHGYDVLKKVRTARVQTPVLILSGINEMDSKVRSFGFGADDYVTKPFHREELVARIHAVVRRSKGHSQSVIRTGKLAVNLDAKTVEVDGARVHLTGKEYAMLELLSLRKGTTLTKEMFLNHLYGGMDEPELKIIDVFICKLRKKLSMACEGENYIETVWGRGYVLREPDEAIQADTQVA; encoded by the coding sequence ATGCGCGTGCTGCTGATCGAAGACGAGCCTAGCACAGCCAAGGCGATCGAACTGATCCTTTCGGGCGAAGGGTTCAACGTCTACACGACCGATCTGGGCGAGGAGGGCTTGGACCTCGCCAAGCTGTATGATTACGACATCATCCTGCTCGACCTCAACCTGCCGGACATGCACGGCTATGACGTGCTGAAGAAGGTGCGCACCGCGCGGGTGCAGACCCCGGTGCTGATCCTGTCGGGCATCAACGAGATGGATTCGAAGGTGCGCTCGTTCGGCTTCGGCGCCGACGATTATGTCACCAAGCCGTTCCACCGCGAGGAGCTGGTCGCCCGCATCCACGCCGTGGTGCGCCGCTCCAAGGGCCATTCGCAGTCGGTGATCCGCACCGGCAAGCTGGCGGTGAACCTGGACGCCAAGACCGTCGAGGTCGACGGCGCCCGCGTCCACCTGACCGGCAAGGAATATGCGATGCTGGAGCTGCTCTCGCTCCGCAAGGGCACCACGCTGACCAAGGAGATGTTCCTCAATCATCTCTATGGCGGCATGGACGAGCCCGAGCTCAAGATCATCGACGTGTTCATCTGCAAGCTGCGCAAGAAGCTGAGCATGGCCTGCGAAGGCGAGAATTACATCGAGACCGTCTGGGGCCGCGGCTATGTGCTGCGCGAGCCGGACGAGGCGATCCAGGCCGATACCCAGGTCGCCTGA
- the arfB gene encoding alternative ribosome rescue aminoacyl-tRNA hydrolase ArfB: MAEIPDAAILEEKFLAATGPGGQNVNKVATAVQLRVDVFKLGLSPYAYARLKELAGTRMTSAGELLITARQYRTQDANRTDARQRLSDLIDKAHERQAKRIKTKPSKAAKARRVDAKKGRSIVKAGRGKVSFD; the protein is encoded by the coding sequence ATGGCTGAGATCCCCGACGCGGCGATCCTCGAGGAGAAGTTCCTCGCCGCAACCGGACCCGGCGGGCAGAACGTCAACAAGGTGGCGACCGCGGTGCAGCTGCGGGTGGACGTGTTCAAGCTGGGCCTGTCCCCCTATGCTTATGCGCGCCTCAAGGAACTGGCCGGCACGCGGATGACCTCGGCCGGCGAGTTGCTGATCACCGCCCGGCAGTACCGCACCCAGGACGCCAATCGCACCGACGCGCGCCAGCGCCTCTCCGACCTGATCGACAAGGCGCACGAGCGCCAGGCGAAGCGGATCAAGACCAAGCCGAGCAAGGCCGCCAAGGCGCGCCGCGTGGATGCGAAGAAGGGCCGATCGATAGTGAAGGCCGGGCGCGGCAAGGTGAGCTTCGACTGA
- a CDS encoding TonB-dependent receptor, whose product MNTGRFGAQTRALTKSIWLASGCIAALGAATAAQAQTDSGTAPAGQDGGEIVVTGIRAAIDNAIDAKRKDTRVTDGISAEDLGKFPSENITEAIQRISGVQMSNINGRGATISIRGLGPQYAMTTVNGQTFKSADFTDGFRYDIIQTELANAIQVIKSPTADMDAGGLSGTVNIQTTKPLDYKDRQLVLSVKGQNSEYAGGKITPKISGSYVDQFADGTLGVYLNLGYQKLKDRADYFWMDRWATQTINGSSVYVPRRPRYRRIDRDTERLMGSGGVQWRPSDRIEIDASAIYAKDTTDYDVNQQVFLFNTARITASNVVNGVATKATATNFTMENNRQHEDRNLVSQDYTLSGKWTGDNGWSGRAVFNYTKGSTYQREAAAILGVTIPTATIDFTNPDSVKYTVGTDLSSTALYAPATLTRNEYPNGATREMASSETSGQADLYKEVSFGPITKLSVGAKYRHEIFSRNVSRHDMIALANQPAPSSSIFPQMATNNYAVSGFLNGSTLIPGAWIGPDLAAYDKALAAAGITVPDIFAPEASYHVDRFMPSAYAMADIDTTLGGMTLRGNLGVRYEHTKQKVQGNITAPRTGSYTEVQQKVGEYTVNQSYDNVLPSLNLVLEPTSKVQVRFAAAKVLVRPIMDSNTSMAQTTSSSPNTFPVGTNTITVDLGQAGLKPLTADQLDLGVEWYVTRSSAIAINGFYKWIKNGTFSRLICPTSFNGTALTTSGNDCVDARGNIYDITQTSNDPSTIRVKGFEVSWNQSFDRILPVDGFGLLANFTRVYPQKVAIGTGYTIRNLSKVTWNVSPYWENEHFNIRLSVNSRSSYEQNSADSFFAREGHVVRGRTQFDLSGGYAPTKWLSFAAGVVNLNNSREEAYYKDSAVWQESSFYGRSFYLSATLKM is encoded by the coding sequence ATGAACACCGGCAGGTTCGGCGCACAGACGCGTGCGCTTACGAAAAGCATCTGGCTCGCATCCGGCTGCATCGCAGCACTGGGTGCCGCCACCGCCGCGCAGGCACAGACGGATAGCGGCACGGCGCCCGCGGGCCAGGACGGCGGCGAGATCGTCGTCACCGGCATTCGGGCCGCGATCGACAACGCCATCGACGCCAAGCGCAAGGACACGCGCGTCACCGACGGCATCTCGGCCGAGGATCTCGGCAAGTTCCCGAGCGAGAACATCACCGAGGCGATCCAGCGCATCTCGGGCGTGCAGATGTCGAACATCAACGGGCGCGGCGCGACGATCAGCATCCGCGGCCTGGGTCCGCAGTACGCGATGACCACGGTCAACGGCCAGACCTTCAAGAGCGCCGACTTCACCGACGGCTTCCGCTACGACATCATCCAGACCGAGCTCGCCAACGCGATCCAGGTGATCAAGTCGCCGACCGCGGACATGGATGCCGGCGGTCTTTCGGGCACGGTCAACATCCAGACCACCAAGCCGCTCGACTATAAGGACCGCCAGCTGGTCCTCTCGGTCAAGGGCCAGAACTCCGAATATGCCGGCGGCAAGATCACGCCGAAGATCAGCGGCAGCTATGTCGACCAGTTCGCCGACGGCACGCTGGGCGTGTACCTGAACCTCGGCTACCAGAAGCTGAAGGACCGCGCCGACTATTTTTGGATGGACCGCTGGGCCACCCAGACGATCAACGGCTCGAGCGTCTATGTACCGCGCCGGCCGCGCTATCGCCGCATCGACCGCGATACCGAGCGGCTGATGGGCAGCGGCGGCGTCCAGTGGCGCCCGAGCGACCGCATCGAGATCGACGCCAGCGCGATCTACGCCAAGGACACCACCGACTATGACGTGAACCAGCAGGTGTTCCTGTTCAACACCGCCCGCATCACGGCGAGCAACGTGGTGAACGGCGTCGCGACCAAGGCGACGGCAACCAATTTCACCATGGAGAACAATCGCCAGCACGAGGACCGCAACCTCGTCAGCCAGGACTATACGCTCTCGGGCAAGTGGACCGGCGACAATGGCTGGTCGGGGCGCGCGGTGTTCAACTACACCAAGGGCAGCACCTATCAGCGCGAGGCCGCGGCCATCCTGGGCGTGACGATCCCCACCGCCACGATCGACTTCACCAATCCCGATTCGGTGAAGTACACGGTGGGCACCGATCTCAGCAGCACGGCGCTCTACGCACCGGCCACGCTCACCCGCAACGAGTATCCGAACGGCGCGACCCGCGAGATGGCGTCCAGCGAGACCTCCGGCCAGGCGGATCTGTACAAGGAAGTGTCGTTCGGGCCGATCACGAAGCTCAGCGTCGGCGCCAAGTACCGGCATGAGATCTTCAGCCGCAACGTCAGCCGCCACGACATGATCGCGCTGGCCAACCAGCCGGCGCCGTCGAGCAGCATCTTCCCGCAGATGGCGACGAACAACTATGCGGTCAGCGGCTTCCTCAACGGCAGCACGCTGATCCCGGGCGCGTGGATCGGCCCGGACCTCGCCGCCTATGACAAGGCGCTGGCGGCGGCCGGCATCACCGTGCCGGACATCTTCGCGCCGGAAGCCAGCTATCATGTCGATCGCTTCATGCCGTCGGCCTATGCAATGGCGGACATCGACACGACGCTGGGCGGCATGACGCTGCGCGGCAACCTGGGCGTGCGCTACGAGCACACCAAGCAGAAGGTGCAGGGCAACATCACCGCCCCGCGCACCGGCAGCTACACCGAAGTCCAGCAGAAGGTGGGCGAATACACCGTCAACCAGAGCTACGACAACGTGCTGCCCAGCCTGAACCTGGTGCTGGAGCCGACCAGCAAGGTGCAGGTGCGCTTCGCCGCCGCCAAGGTGCTGGTGCGCCCGATCATGGATTCGAACACCTCCATGGCGCAGACCACCAGCAGCTCGCCCAACACCTTCCCGGTCGGCACCAACACGATCACGGTGGATCTCGGCCAGGCGGGCCTCAAGCCGCTGACCGCCGACCAGCTCGATCTGGGGGTCGAGTGGTATGTCACCCGGTCGAGCGCGATCGCGATCAACGGCTTCTACAAGTGGATCAAGAACGGCACCTTCTCGCGCCTGATCTGCCCGACGTCGTTCAACGGCACCGCGCTCACCACCTCGGGCAATGACTGCGTCGATGCGCGTGGCAACATCTACGACATCACCCAGACGTCCAACGATCCCAGCACGATCCGGGTGAAGGGCTTCGAGGTCAGCTGGAACCAGTCGTTCGACCGCATCCTGCCGGTGGACGGCTTCGGCCTGCTCGCCAACTTCACCCGGGTCTATCCGCAGAAGGTGGCGATCGGCACGGGCTATACCATCCGCAACCTGTCGAAGGTGACGTGGAACGTCTCGCCCTATTGGGAGAACGAGCATTTCAACATCCGCCTCTCGGTCAACAGCCGCAGCAGCTATGAGCAGAACAGCGCCGACAGCTTCTTCGCCCGCGAAGGCCATGTCGTGCGGGGTCGCACCCAGTTCGATCTGAGCGGCGGCTATGCGCCGACCAAGTGGCTCAGCTTCGCCGCCGGGGTGGTGAACCTGAACAACAGCCGCGAGGAAGCCTATTACAAGGACTCCGCGGTGTGGCAGGAGAGCAGCTTCTACGGACGCAGCTTCTACCTGTCCGCCACGCTGAAGATGTAA
- a CDS encoding GAF domain-containing protein, producing the protein MYSFDITADTKAELYRDLAAALDSLTADEPDAIANMANVSALIGQYLPDLNWAGFYRNVKDELVLGPFQGKAACIRIPFGKGVCGAAAATRETQLVEDVHAFPGHIACDAASRSELVVPIVHQGDLLGVLDLDSPLPARFDSGDAAGCEALMRILAPRLAG; encoded by the coding sequence ATGTACAGCTTCGACATCACCGCCGACACCAAGGCCGAGCTCTATCGCGATCTCGCCGCAGCCCTCGATTCGCTGACTGCCGACGAGCCCGATGCGATCGCCAACATGGCGAACGTCTCCGCGCTGATCGGCCAGTATCTGCCCGATCTCAACTGGGCGGGATTCTACCGCAACGTGAAGGACGAGCTGGTGCTGGGCCCGTTCCAGGGCAAGGCCGCCTGCATCCGCATTCCCTTCGGCAAGGGTGTATGCGGCGCCGCCGCCGCGACGCGGGAAACACAGCTGGTCGAGGACGTCCACGCGTTTCCCGGTCATATCGCCTGCGATGCGGCCAGCCGTTCGGAGCTGGTGGTGCCGATCGTGCACCAGGGCGATCTGCTGGGCGTGCTGGATCTCGACAGCCCGCTGCCCGCCCGGTTCGACTCCGGGGATGCGGCAGGCTGCGAGGCGCTGATGCGGATCCTTGCGCCGCGCCTCGCTGGCTGA
- a CDS encoding pirin family protein, translating to MIDKRSFESLGGADHGWLKAKHHFSFADYYDPSRMGWGALRVWNDDEIAPNSGFPPHPHQNMEIITYVRSGAITHQDSMGNKGRTEAGDVQVMSAGSGVRHAEYNLEPETTRIFQIWILPREAGGQPSWGAKPFPKGDRSGRFVTLASGFADDRDALPIRANARVLGATLKAGESVTHTVGEGRHAYLVPAAGAVTVDGDAVNARDGAALSGGRTVTITAVQDAEIVLVDSE from the coding sequence ATGATCGACAAACGCAGTTTCGAGAGCCTGGGCGGCGCCGATCATGGCTGGCTCAAGGCCAAGCATCATTTCAGCTTCGCCGACTATTACGACCCTTCCCGGATGGGCTGGGGCGCGCTTCGGGTGTGGAACGACGATGAGATCGCCCCCAATTCGGGCTTTCCGCCGCACCCGCACCAGAACATGGAAATCATCACCTATGTCCGCTCGGGTGCGATCACTCACCAGGACTCGATGGGCAACAAGGGCCGCACCGAGGCGGGCGACGTGCAGGTGATGAGCGCCGGCAGCGGCGTGCGCCACGCGGAATATAATCTGGAGCCGGAAACCACCCGGATCTTCCAGATCTGGATCCTGCCGCGCGAGGCCGGCGGCCAGCCGAGCTGGGGCGCCAAGCCCTTCCCCAAGGGCGATCGCTCGGGCCGCTTCGTCACGCTGGCTTCCGGGTTCGCCGACGACAGGGACGCGCTGCCGATCCGCGCCAATGCCCGCGTGCTCGGCGCCACGCTCAAGGCGGGCGAGAGCGTCACCCATACGGTAGGCGAAGGCCGGCATGCCTATCTGGTGCCGGCAGCGGGTGCGGTCACCGTTGACGGAGACGCGGTGAACGCCCGCGACGGCGCGGCGCTTTCCGGCGGCCGGACCGTTACCATCACCGCCGTTCAAGACGCCGAGATCGTTCTCGTCGATTCCGAGTAA